CCTGCTTTCGATGGGGGAAAAAGCGCTGTTCATTGAGCACCCTACCGACCAGACCAACAGGCCAAAGCCCAACCGCTTCTCTAAATGGGATATGCCATGGGCCGATATTAATGCGTTGCCGTATACCATAACGGGGCCATATCTAACGGAAATGTTCAACCGCGCGTTTATCGAAGGGCTGCACGATCCGCAAATGCGGCCGCCGGCTGAGGCCTGGGAACAGGCATTGCTGAAAACGGTAGACCTGATGCAGAAATGCGAAAATGCCAACTGCAGCCAGCAATGGTATGTGTTTGACAACTCGAGCGCACCAAAATGCCCTTTTTGCGGAACAAAACATCAGGGAACATTGCCAATGCTCGATTTTTATTACGAATTTAGCCCCGGGGTTTGGAAGCCCGACAACCAGCGCCTGATGGTGTACAACAACCAGTACCTTTTCAGCTGGCATGTGAACCGGAATATAATACGGAACGAAAGGCTGGACCCGCGCGAAAAGATTCCGGTAGGGTATTTTACTTTTTTTGAAGGCAAATGGGTCTTTGTGAACCAGAAGCTGGATGCAATGAAGGATGTGACTGAAGGAAAAGATATACCGGTGGGCTCTATGATAGAGCTGACGAACGGGAAAAAAATATTGCTGTCGTCTAAAGAAGGCGGCAGGCTTGCACTGATAACAATTACAAATAACAATTAATACTAAAAGAGAAATGGATAAAGACAGTTTATTTTATCACCCGGGGCTTTTAGCCGGTTTTGCAGTACTGGTGGTCATCATGCTTTTGCTTGACCTTGGAGTCTTCAACAAAAAAAGCCATGCGGTTACCAACAAGGAAGCCATTATTTGGTCGTTGGTATGGATATCATTATCTATGGCATTCAGCGGGGTCATCTATTGGGTTTTCAATGCAGAATCACATGAGGTAGCCCTTGAGAAATTTTCTCAGTTCCAGTCGGCTTACTGGATAGAGAAAGCCTTATCAGTAGACAACCTCTTTGTATTTATATTGGTATTTGGATTTTTTAACGTGCCGAAAGAAAACCATCATAAGGTGCTGTTTTGGGGTATCATCGGAGCATTGGTGCTTCGTGCGATATTCATTTTCAGCGGTGTGGAGCTCATCAAGCTTACCTACCTGCCTGAGATGACTATTTTTGGATACAATGTTGAGATCAACGTAATAATGACGCTGTTCGGGCTGTTCCTTATTTATGCCGGTATAAAATCGGCCTTTGCCGAAGACGATGATGATGAGGAAAAAGATTTCAGCAAGAGCCCGGGCGCTAAGTTTATCTATAAATTTTTCAAGGTAAGCAAGAACTACGATAAGGATAAATTCTTTACGATAGAAAATGGCATAAAGGTAGCTACGCCGCTACTGGTTGTGGTAGGTGTTATCGAGTTTACCGACCTTCTTTTTGCGGTCGATTCTATCCCTGCAATCTTCGCTATTGCCCCTGATGATCCGTTCATTCTTTATACATCGAACATTTTTGCGATACTTGGGCTTAGAGCATTATACTTCCTTTTGGCAAACTTTATCCACCTGTTCAGCAAGCTGAAATACGGCTTGGCGATCATATTGTCGTTCATTGGTGTGAAGATGGTTATCGCGCCAATATACCACATCGAGTCGATGCACTCACTTATCGTGGTAGGCGGCGTACTCGTGTTATCGGTACTGGCATCGGTGCTGTTCCCTGAAAAGGAGGAAGCTGCGAACTAGGTGATTCGGTAATTATATGACAGACCCCAAAGGTTTCAAAACCTTTGGGGTCTTGTATGATTTTTTACCACTTTGAGAGTACTATGAGGCAAAATCAATATACTCTTATTATATTTGTCATTCATACAGACAAACTAACGAAACGTACTATGAAATTATTAGAAGGAAAAACGGCAATAATCACCGGCGCGAGCAGGGGTATAGGCCGTGGTATCGCGATTGTTTTTGCACAGCATGGCGCTAATGTGGCATTTACTTACAGCGCTTCGGTTGAAGCTGCCCAGGCACTTGAAGAAGAGCTTAAAGGATATGGCATTTCTGCAAAAGGCTACCAAAGCAACGCGGCCGATTTTAATGAGGCACAGAAGCTGGCCGACGATGTAGTGGCTACTTTTGGCACAATCGACATCCTTATCAACAATGCCGGTATTACAAAAGATAACCTGCTGATGAGGATTTCCGAGGAAGATTTTGATAAAGTGATCGAGGTAAACCTTAAATCGGTTTTCAATATGACTAAGGCGGTGCAGCGCACGATGCTGAAAGCCCGCAGCGGGTCGATCATTAATATGAGCTCTGTAGTGGGTGTGAAAGGCAATGCCGGGCAGACCAACTATGCGGCTTCCAAAGCAGGGGTTATCGGTTTTACCAAATCGGTGGCGCTTGAATTAGGCTCGCGTAATATCCGTTGCAACGCTATCGCACCGGGATTCATCGAAACCGAAATGACAGGCAAGCTTCCTGAAGATGTAGTGAAAGGCTGGGCAGAAGCAATTCCTTTGAAAAGGGGAGGTTCGCCGGAAGATGTGGCGAATGCCTGCGTATTCCTTGCTTCGGACATGGCGGCTTACATCACAGGCCAGACACTAAACGTTGACGGCGGTATGCTTACATAATAAAAATTTGAAAATTACGATAATATAGAATGACTGCATCAACGGTTTTATGGTTACTACTGTCGCTACTGGCAGCATTTGCATTATCGTTTTACCAATATCTTTTTAAAGCCAAAAAGAGAAGCAGGCTGCATATCTTTTTGGCTTTTCTTCGTTTTGTCACGCTGTTCTCGGTCTTCGTGCTGTTGATAAATCCTGTCATCACAAGGAAAGACCTCGAAACCGTAAAAACACCCTTGCCCATAGTACTCGACAATTCCCAATCTATAAAAGAACTGGGACAGGACGGCCTTGCGAAGCAGTTGGCTGAAAAGCTGACTTCTAATAAGGAACTTAAAGACAAGTATGATGTGCAGCTGTATACCTTTGATGAAAGCTTTGGCTCTGGCAAAGAACCCGACTTTAAAGGAAAGCAAACCAACATCGACCAGGCAGCGCAAAACCTCAAGCAGCTGTACCGCAACGCCAATTACCCTGTTGTATTATTGTCTGATGGCAACCAAACCATCGGCAATGATTATGTGTACAGTTTCCGCGAAAATACAGCGGTGTACCCATTAGTACTGGGCGATACGACTACATTCCTGGACCTTAGGGTAAGCCAGGTGAATGTGAACAAGTATGCCTTTTTGAAGAATAAATTCCCGGTTGAAGTATTCCTGCAATACAACGGGAACAAAAATGTCAATGCCGTTTTCTCGATCATGCAGGGCAATTCGGTGCTGAGTAAGCAGAATGTCGTTTTCTCAAAAGACAGGAAAGCACAGTCGCTTTCGGTACTTTTGGATGCATCCAAAGTAGGCGTGCAGACCTTTAAAGCTGTGATCTCTTCTGCGGAAGCGGAAAAGAACAAATACAATAACGTCAAAAATTTTGCCGTAGAGGTTATCGACCAACGCTCGGAAGTGGCATTGGTATCGTCCATAAACCATCCTGATCTTGGCGCGCTGAAACGTTCTATAGAGACCAACCAGCAACGGAAGGTTACTATACTCAAGCCTAATGAAGTGAAGTCGTTACAGGATTATAACGTGCTTATATTGTACCAGCCGGATGCATCATTCAGGCAGCTTTTGGAACTGAATAAGAACGCAGGGCTCAACACATTCATCATCACCGGGTTGTCTACCGATTTCAACCTGCTGAACCAATACCAGCAGCAACTGAACTTCAGGATGACCTCGCAGCGCGAAGAGTACCTCGCGGATTTTGACAGTCAGTTCAACCTTTTTGCGGCTACAGATATCGGCTTTGGGCAATTCCCGCCGTTGCAACATCCGTTTGGGACTATTACGCCAAAAGAAAATACCAATGTGCTATTGCAGGCGCGTATCAGGAATGTAAAGACCGAGAACCCGCTGATGGTATTTTCGGAAAATGGCCCGCAGCGCAGCGCTTTCCTGTTAGGGGAGAATATCTGGAAATGGCGGATGGAGAGCCACCAGAACAACAAATCGTTTGAGCAGTTTGATATTTTTATGGATAAGACCATCCAGTTCCTGGCATCGAATTCCAAACGCAAATCGCTTGTGGTGAACCATGAGAGTTTTTATAATTCAGGCGAAGTAATACAGATAAAAGCGCAGTATTTCAACAAGAATTACGAATTTGAGGAGAATGCAAGGCTGACGATCCAGCTTAAGAACAAAAAAACCGGTTCCACAAAAAACTACGATTTCCTGAAAGGCAGCAATGAATATAAGGTAAACCTGGATGGGCTTGATGCCGGGCAATATAGCTTCACAGTAAAGGAAGCTACATCCAACACATCATATAGCGGTTCATTTGAAGTGCTTGATTTCGAGATCGAGAAACAATTCGTAAACCCTGACCTCGCAAGGCTGAAACAAACGGCTGCCAACACGAATGGCACGGTTTATTATCCGGCACAGGTGGATCAGTTAGCAGATGTTCTGCTTAAGAATGAAAACTACAAAGCCATACAAAAAGAGATCATCAAAAAATCCCCCATGATCGACTGGATATGGTTATTGGTTATCCTTGTCGTATCGCTTGCCGCAGAATGGTTTATACGCAAATATAACGGCTTGCTATAAGACATTTCTTTTAACCACATAGGTACATAGGGGTTATAGCGATTTGTGTATTTTTGAAGGAAACATATCCGCACATAGTGAAGCGACGCTTCATACTCTGTGTTACTCAATAAACTTTATGAAGCCCTAAAGCCTATGTAACTATGTGGTTAAAAATTGATTTCTTCATTTTTTAATCAATACTAAAGTTATTATAAATCCTATTTTTCTGACGGAAATTGTTTTTAAATTTGGTAAAACACTAAATTCTAAAACATGAAAAAGATTATCGCAATTTTCAGCATAACAGCAATTGCCCTTACAGGATGCCGCAGCGCCAAAGCCACACAGCCTATGGACCTGCTCACCGCAAACGTATGGGAGCTTTCTTCAATTAACGGCAAAGCAGTAGATGCTGCCAGTAACCGCAACGGACTGCCCACCGCTTCCTTTAATACGGAATTAAAGATATCAGGTAACGGCGGCTGCAACACCTACAGTGGCTCCTATAACCTGAACGAAGATGGCGGAATTAACATCAGCCAAATCATGTCGACCAAAATGTTCTGCGAAGGCAGCATAGAGAACGAGTACTTTAAAGAGCTGGGCAAAGTGAATATGGCGAAGATCTATAAAAACAAACTTACGTTGATGGAAGGAGTAGAGGAGCGCCTTGTTTTTGTACCTAAAAAATAGATGCTTACTTTTGTCTAATCGGGCATATCTATTTTCGACTACGCTCGAATTGACATGTGCCCGAATTGACAAATAATAACGACTATATGATAACAAAGCCCGTCCTGGATTTTCTTGTTGAGCTTACAAAGAACAACAACAGGGAATGGTTTACAGAGCATAAAAAGACTTTCCAGGCAAATGATGCGCTGGCAAAGTCTTTTTTTAATGAGGTATATGCAGGCATGCAGAAAATGGATTCCATTGATAAAATGCAGGTTCTCCGCATATACCGCGATGTACGCTTCTCTAAAGATAAGACTCCCTATAAGAATTACTTCAGCGCCTGGTTCCCGCGTACCAAGCCTGCATTCAGGGGAAGCTATTACCTGCACCTGCAGCCGGGTGAAAGCTTTATTGAAGGTGGTTTTTGGGAACCTAATGCCGCCGACCTGATGCGCATCCGTAAAGAATTTGAGCTGGATGACAGCGAGATCAGGAACATTATTGCAGCTTCGGAATTTAAAAAATATTTTGGCGAACTGCAGGGTGAAGGATTAAAAACGGCGCCTAAAGGCTTTGATAAAGACCATCCCGCAATTGACCTGATAAGGAAGAAACAGTTCCTTGTCGTAAGGAAATTTACCGACAAAGAAGTCCTTGATAAGAATTTTAAAGATGAAATGTTAGCATCTTTTGCAGCCATGCGGCCCTTCTTTGATTATATGAGCGATGTGCTTACTACTAATCTTAATGGGGAAAGCCTTTTAGAGTAGTAGCGTAAATCACATTCTCTTAAAAACAATAATGGCCGGAATCTCTTCCGGCCATTTTTTTGTATACTATAATTTCTTATTTCCCGTCTTTATCTACTACAGGGCGGTTGTCACGGTTGGCAAGTTCCCAGGCAGTAACAAAAGCAAGCTGTGCCCTTTTAGCCAGCAGGTCGTATTCTATTTTTTGAGGCTCATCGGTAGCCATGTGGTAATCTTCATGGACACCGTTGAAGTAAAAAATAATCGGGATGCCTTTTTTGGCGAAGTTATAATGGTCCG
Above is a genomic segment from Flavobacterium album containing:
- a CDS encoding TerC/Alx family metal homeostasis membrane protein, yielding MDKDSLFYHPGLLAGFAVLVVIMLLLDLGVFNKKSHAVTNKEAIIWSLVWISLSMAFSGVIYWVFNAESHEVALEKFSQFQSAYWIEKALSVDNLFVFILVFGFFNVPKENHHKVLFWGIIGALVLRAIFIFSGVELIKLTYLPEMTIFGYNVEINVIMTLFGLFLIYAGIKSAFAEDDDDEEKDFSKSPGAKFIYKFFKVSKNYDKDKFFTIENGIKVATPLLVVVGVIEFTDLLFAVDSIPAIFAIAPDDPFILYTSNIFAILGLRALYFLLANFIHLFSKLKYGLAIILSFIGVKMVIAPIYHIESMHSLIVVGGVLVLSVLASVLFPEKEEAAN
- the fabG gene encoding 3-oxoacyl-[acyl-carrier-protein] reductase: MKLLEGKTAIITGASRGIGRGIAIVFAQHGANVAFTYSASVEAAQALEEELKGYGISAKGYQSNAADFNEAQKLADDVVATFGTIDILINNAGITKDNLLMRISEEDFDKVIEVNLKSVFNMTKAVQRTMLKARSGSIINMSSVVGVKGNAGQTNYAASKAGVIGFTKSVALELGSRNIRCNAIAPGFIETEMTGKLPEDVVKGWAEAIPLKRGGSPEDVANACVFLASDMAAYITGQTLNVDGGMLT
- a CDS encoding META domain-containing protein, giving the protein MKKIIAIFSITAIALTGCRSAKATQPMDLLTANVWELSSINGKAVDAASNRNGLPTASFNTELKISGNGGCNTYSGSYNLNEDGGINISQIMSTKMFCEGSIENEYFKELGKVNMAKIYKNKLTLMEGVEERLVFVPKK
- a CDS encoding DUF2461 domain-containing protein, translated to MITKPVLDFLVELTKNNNREWFTEHKKTFQANDALAKSFFNEVYAGMQKMDSIDKMQVLRIYRDVRFSKDKTPYKNYFSAWFPRTKPAFRGSYYLHLQPGESFIEGGFWEPNAADLMRIRKEFELDDSEIRNIIAASEFKKYFGELQGEGLKTAPKGFDKDHPAIDLIRKKQFLVVRKFTDKEVLDKNFKDEMLASFAAMRPFFDYMSDVLTTNLNGESLLE